From Pseudobdellovibrio exovorus JSS, a single genomic window includes:
- a CDS encoding TolC family protein, which produces MKLIALLLFSFSAQAMTIEEYMKAVSERNKLLESYKISVEASKDLQVAGDLELSPQLTAGYSLASDKSLPSAVADKRDQTTANIGLSKKFSTGTTLGVSAETYKYDFEQPVVAGNNGYSRGGIGVSLQQSLWRDFFGAGTQLRRERQAALNKLETLSLELQKRQKMIEFESDYWDYLVAQEDLKLKRANLDRAKKLESWTSTRVSNGISERAELLQVRALYSNREMQLQNAIEELQAREIKMRENLNYESNQALPEATSSLTEARPFFSQLANQENIVRIDTYLSTLEAEVTKKAAESTVDSLRPDLSLVGRYSTSSYALEHSEMQSNLTKTDRPVTYVGLSFSWLFGSDAKSAQLAAARKQAIAAQYRAEQSKLSGENAWQEHLRKYELAKKNVLTLEKIAQLQRDRSREEQVRFSKGRTITLNVVDAETESAESEVNYLRARSGLKKLEASTQLFLPIQQTE; this is translated from the coding sequence ATGAAGTTAATAGCGTTATTACTGTTTTCATTTAGCGCGCAAGCCATGACTATTGAAGAATACATGAAAGCGGTTTCAGAACGAAATAAGCTTCTTGAATCTTATAAAATATCTGTCGAGGCTTCGAAGGATTTACAAGTGGCAGGGGATTTAGAGTTATCGCCGCAATTAACAGCAGGCTATTCTCTTGCTTCTGATAAGTCTTTGCCAAGTGCTGTGGCAGATAAAAGAGATCAAACTACAGCGAATATTGGACTCTCTAAAAAGTTCTCTACAGGAACGACATTAGGAGTTTCAGCGGAAACCTATAAGTACGACTTTGAGCAACCAGTAGTAGCGGGCAATAACGGCTATTCTCGCGGTGGCATTGGTGTGAGCTTACAGCAGTCTTTATGGAGAGATTTCTTTGGTGCGGGAACGCAGCTTAGACGTGAAAGACAAGCGGCTTTAAATAAATTAGAGACTTTATCTTTAGAACTTCAAAAACGTCAAAAAATGATCGAATTTGAATCGGACTACTGGGATTATCTTGTAGCTCAAGAGGATCTTAAGTTAAAACGAGCTAATTTAGATAGAGCTAAAAAATTAGAAAGCTGGACTTCAACACGTGTTTCTAATGGAATCAGTGAACGTGCAGAGCTATTACAAGTGCGCGCTCTTTACAGCAATCGTGAAATGCAATTGCAAAATGCAATAGAAGAGCTGCAAGCGCGTGAAATCAAAATGCGTGAAAATTTAAACTATGAAAGCAATCAGGCTTTACCTGAGGCGACATCAAGTTTGACAGAAGCTCGTCCATTCTTTTCACAATTAGCAAATCAAGAAAACATTGTGCGTATTGATACGTACTTATCAACCTTAGAAGCTGAAGTAACAAAAAAAGCTGCTGAATCGACAGTGGATTCACTAAGACCCGATCTTTCGTTAGTAGGACGATACAGCACAAGCTCTTATGCTTTAGAGCATTCCGAGATGCAAAGTAATCTGACTAAAACGGATCGCCCTGTGACGTACGTTGGTTTGAGTTTCTCGTGGCTTTTTGGCTCTGATGCAAAAAGCGCCCAATTGGCGGCAGCTCGTAAGCAAGCTATTGCAGCTCAATATCGTGCTGAGCAATCTAAATTGTCAGGTGAGAATGCATGGCAAGAACATCTTCGTAAGTACGAACTTGCGAAAAAGAATGTTTTAACTTTGGAAAAAATCGCACAATTACAACGTGATAGATCTCGTGAAGAGCAGGTGCGTTTTTCTAAAGGAAGAACGATCACGCTAAATGTTGTCGATGCTGAAACAGAGTCTGCAGAATCAGAAGTGAATTATTTAAGAGCGCGCTCAGGTTTAAAAAAACTTGAAGCTTCGACTCAATTATTTTTACCTATTCAACAAACGGAGTAA
- a CDS encoding protein adenylyltransferase SelO family protein, with amino-acid sequence MFLWNTSSLPILQLGSEFYDPVEAATFPQKKLRYWNSDIQLKVDPQLFAAFTPLPNNLPQPLALRYHGHQFQHYNPHLGDGRGFLFAQIQQNNQWYDLGTKGSGPTPYSRGGDGRLTLKGAFRESLATELLQTLGVKTSKTLCFFETGENLVRNDEPSPTRSAVLTRFSLGHIRIGTFQRLAFLQQKENIKKLISYCMHFYYPSELAKIDAEDDNLLAARFLYNVIESNAKLAAQVMMSGFVHGVLNTDNISIAGELFDYGPYRFMPEYDPNFTAAYFDEQGLYCFGRQPASFLWALHQLAASLKQAYPDLPAEEMLQGFSESFQTAIHENFFRRLNLKPLHTDEDNKLLATFFDLLEKNNLKFEQTFFDFHSKKVLNTASLLSFYEAKSAADVLKLLEKYEIADQAKAQSPYFQSEKPTTLLIDEIESLWKPIASHDDWSLYEQKLQSIRGFRNAYT; translated from the coding sequence ATGTTCTTATGGAATACTTCGTCCTTACCTATTCTACAGCTCGGTTCAGAGTTTTATGACCCTGTTGAAGCAGCGACGTTTCCTCAGAAAAAATTACGCTATTGGAACTCCGATATCCAACTAAAAGTCGATCCGCAACTTTTTGCTGCGTTCACTCCTCTACCTAACAACTTACCGCAGCCACTAGCACTGCGATATCACGGACATCAATTTCAGCACTACAATCCTCACTTAGGGGATGGACGCGGGTTCTTATTCGCACAGATACAGCAGAATAACCAATGGTATGACTTAGGAACAAAAGGCAGTGGTCCAACTCCCTACTCTCGCGGCGGCGACGGGCGACTCACTCTTAAGGGGGCCTTTCGTGAGTCGTTAGCAACTGAGCTTCTACAGACTTTAGGAGTTAAAACCTCTAAGACTCTTTGTTTCTTTGAAACCGGAGAAAACCTAGTTCGCAATGATGAACCCAGCCCAACCCGCTCTGCTGTTCTGACTCGTTTTTCATTGGGACATATCCGCATTGGTACCTTCCAACGATTGGCATTTCTGCAACAAAAAGAAAATATTAAAAAGCTCATTTCCTATTGCATGCATTTCTATTACCCATCTGAACTGGCAAAAATAGATGCCGAAGATGATAACCTCTTAGCCGCTCGTTTTCTTTACAACGTGATAGAATCCAATGCCAAACTCGCGGCACAAGTAATGATGAGTGGTTTTGTTCACGGAGTTTTGAATACTGACAATATCAGTATTGCAGGTGAGCTTTTCGACTACGGCCCTTATCGCTTCATGCCTGAGTATGATCCCAATTTTACTGCCGCCTACTTTGATGAACAGGGCCTTTATTGCTTTGGTCGCCAACCGGCATCTTTTCTTTGGGCTCTACATCAGTTAGCTGCATCTTTAAAACAAGCTTATCCTGATCTGCCCGCAGAGGAAATGCTACAAGGATTCTCTGAGAGCTTTCAAACTGCAATTCACGAAAATTTCTTTAGAAGATTGAACCTGAAACCATTACATACAGATGAAGACAATAAACTTCTTGCCACTTTCTTTGACCTGCTTGAGAAAAATAATCTTAAATTTGAGCAGACCTTTTTTGATTTCCATTCAAAAAAAGTTTTGAATACGGCTTCCCTTTTATCTTTCTATGAAGCCAAGTCCGCTGCTGATGTTTTAAAGCTCTTGGAAAAATATGAGATTGCCGATCAAGCCAAAGCTCAAAGTCCCTATTTTCAAAGTGAAAAGCCCACTACTCTTTTAATTGATGAAATTGAAAGTCTATGGAAACCCATCGCTTCGCACGATGATTGGAGCCTTTATGAACAAAAGCTCCAATCCATACGAGGTTTCCGCAATGCTTACACCTAG
- a CDS encoding high-potential iron-sulfur protein, with product MNRRSFFQTALTAVGALTVFSALPALAERRRGGGGAAAAPKLVNPSDSTAKAVSYVHDIKNIKDAKLQTDRAGVKFKDQHCDKCIFYVKAQEATVEGKKAAPCQMPFAKDKFVAAQGWCSTWAKK from the coding sequence ATGAATCGTCGCTCATTTTTTCAAACAGCATTGACGGCCGTAGGGGCTCTAACTGTTTTCTCGGCACTACCTGCCTTAGCCGAAAGACGAAGAGGCGGTGGCGGAGCTGCTGCTGCACCTAAATTAGTGAATCCAAGTGATTCTACAGCAAAGGCTGTTAGCTATGTTCATGACATCAAAAACATTAAAGATGCTAAACTTCAAACGGACAGAGCCGGAGTTAAGTTTAAAGACCAACATTGCGATAAATGTATTTTCTATGTGAAAGCTCAAGAAGCGACAGTAGAAGGAAAAAAAGCAGCTCCATGTCAGATGCCATTTGCGAAAGATAAATTCGTAGCGGCTCAGGGCTGGTGTTCAACTTGGGCTAAGAAGTAA
- a CDS encoding long-chain-fatty-acid--CoA ligase yields the protein MQKQWIKHYPKSVPQNININEYQNILEVSDEAIRKYRNKVAFSNFDVDLTYHELDILSGQMASYFQNTLGLKKGDRIAIQMPNVLQYPIALFAAFRAGLIVVNTNPLYTATEMRHQFKDSGVKAVVILANYASLLETVIKDTEIEHVVVTQIGDQLPLIKKHLINFVLKKIKKMVPDYSLKHHTWSEALRFGAQKTYVQPKLSHDDIAFLQYTGGTTGVSKGAVLTHRNIIANMQQIAAWMQPKLVSGEEIAITPLPMYHIFSLTVCSLALMRYGTQNVLITNPRDIPAFIKTMKKYKFTVMTGVNTLFNALANNPAIKEVDFSHTKVCVAGAMALQKAVKDNWKKATGTDVIEGYGLTETSPVATCNPIDGTDRVGTIGLPLPETDIKLIDEDGNEVTKIGEPGELCVKGPQVMQGYYNRPDETAKVLKDGWLYTGDIATADDDGFFKIVDRKKDMILVSGFNVYPNEVEDVIAKHPKVLEVAAIGVQDAHSGEVVKVVVVKKEESLTEKEVIDFARQSLTNYKVPKHVEFRAELPKTNVGKVLRRALRDSSAQK from the coding sequence ATGCAAAAACAATGGATAAAACACTACCCAAAATCAGTACCGCAAAATATTAACATTAACGAATACCAAAATATTCTAGAAGTCAGCGATGAGGCGATTCGTAAATATCGCAACAAAGTGGCTTTTTCAAATTTTGATGTGGATTTAACATACCACGAACTTGATATTTTGTCTGGCCAAATGGCTTCTTACTTTCAGAATACTCTGGGGTTAAAAAAGGGCGATCGCATCGCGATCCAAATGCCAAACGTTCTGCAATACCCAATTGCTCTATTTGCTGCATTCAGAGCGGGCCTTATCGTAGTGAATACAAACCCTCTTTATACTGCGACAGAAATGAGACACCAATTTAAAGATTCTGGCGTTAAAGCGGTTGTCATTTTAGCGAACTACGCAAGTCTTTTAGAGACAGTTATCAAAGACACTGAAATCGAGCACGTGGTTGTTACTCAAATTGGAGATCAATTACCATTAATCAAAAAGCATCTTATTAATTTCGTTCTTAAAAAGATTAAAAAAATGGTGCCAGATTACTCATTGAAACACCACACGTGGTCTGAGGCTTTACGCTTCGGAGCTCAAAAAACTTATGTGCAACCAAAGTTATCTCATGATGATATTGCTTTCTTACAATATACAGGTGGAACAACTGGGGTTTCTAAGGGAGCCGTTCTAACTCACAGAAATATTATCGCAAATATGCAGCAAATCGCCGCATGGATGCAGCCGAAATTAGTTTCTGGCGAAGAGATCGCAATCACTCCACTTCCAATGTATCACATCTTCTCTTTAACAGTTTGTAGCTTGGCTTTGATGCGCTATGGAACTCAGAATGTCTTGATCACGAACCCTCGTGATATTCCTGCTTTCATCAAAACAATGAAGAAATATAAATTCACTGTTATGACAGGCGTAAATACACTATTCAATGCATTAGCCAATAACCCAGCAATCAAAGAAGTTGATTTTTCTCATACAAAAGTATGTGTTGCCGGTGCGATGGCTTTACAAAAAGCTGTTAAAGACAACTGGAAAAAAGCAACAGGTACAGATGTTATCGAAGGCTATGGTTTAACTGAAACGTCTCCGGTAGCTACATGTAATCCAATTGATGGCACTGACCGCGTTGGCACTATCGGCCTTCCACTTCCTGAAACTGATATTAAGTTGATCGATGAAGATGGAAACGAAGTTACAAAAATCGGCGAACCTGGCGAGCTTTGTGTAAAAGGCCCTCAAGTTATGCAAGGCTATTACAATAGACCGGACGAGACGGCTAAAGTATTAAAAGATGGCTGGTTATATACTGGTGATATCGCAACTGCAGACGATGATGGTTTCTTCAAAATCGTAGATAGAAAAAAAGACATGATCTTAGTATCTGGATTTAATGTCTACCCTAACGAAGTTGAAGATGTGATTGCTAAGCATCCAAAAGTTCTTGAGGTTGCGGCTATCGGCGTTCAGGATGCTCACTCTGGTGAAGTTGTTAAAGTTGTTGTTGTGAAAAAAGAAGAAAGCTTAACTGAAAAAGAAGTTATCGACTTTGCACGCCAATCTTTAACTAATTACAAAGTACCTAAACATGTTGAGTTTAGAGCAGAGTTGCCGAAAACAAACGTAGGTAAGGTTTTAAGAAGAGCCTTAAGAGACTCTTCTGCACAGAAATAA